The Streptomyces lienomycini sequence CGTCCACGCCGGGCAGGGCGCGGGAGGCGAGGTGGGCGACGACCGCGTCCTCCATGGAGGAGGTCACGCAGAACCGGTCGCCGAACGTCTCGGCCGCCCACCGGAGGATCTCCAGCGCGGAGGCGTCCTCCAGCTCGCGGCCCGCCCGCTCGGCCAGCGCCCTGAGGTCGTCGGTCGTGTGTTCTTCCTGAAGCGTCGTCATATCGGTTCCCCTCCCGTGGAGTTGGGCTGAAGACCCCGGGCGAGCAGCCCGAGGAACTTCAACTGGAAGGCGCGGTTGCAGGCCCCGCATTCCCAGGCGCCGTGTCCTTGCTCACCGGGACGCAGGTCCTCGTCGCCGCAGTAGGGGCAGTAGAAGGGCGCGGCGCGCTCGCTCACGACAGAGCCTCCTCGGAGGCCCGGGCCGCCCAGGCGGCGAAGCGCTCGCCGTCCTCGCGCTCGGCCTGGAAGCGGGTGAGGACGCGCTCGATGTAGTCCGGCAGCTCGTCCGAGGTCACCTTCAGGCCGCGCACCTTGCGGCCGAAGCTCGGCTCCAGGCCGAGGGCGCCGCCCAGGTGCACCTGGTAGCCGCCGACCTGCCGGCCCTCGGAGTCGGTCATCAGCTGGCCCTTGAGGCCGATGTCCGCGGTCTGGATGCGGGCGCAGGCGTTCGGGCAGCCGTTGATGTTGATGGTGAGCGGCTCGTCGAACTCGGGCATCCGGCGCTCGAGTTCGTCCATCAGGTCGCTGCCGCGCTCCTTGGTCTCGACGATGGCGAGCTTGCAGAACTCGATGCCGGTGCAGGCCATCGTGCCCCGCCGGAACGGGGAGGGCTTGACCCGCAGGTCGAGCGCTTCCAGGGACTCCACGAGGGAGTCGACCCGGTCGCCGGGCACGTCGAGGACGATCATCTTCTGCTCGACGGTGGTGGAGACCCGTCCCGAGCCGTGGTTCTCGGCCAGCTCGGCGACCTTGGTGAGCACCGAGCCGTCCATGCGTCCCACGCGCGGGGCGAAACCGACGTAGAAGCGGCCGTCCTTCTGGCGGTGCACACCGATGTGGTCGCGCCACTGCTGCGCGGGCATCTCGGGCGCCGGGCCGTCGAGCAGTTTGCGGCCCAGGTAGTCGTCCTCCAGGACCTGCCGGAACTTCTCCGGGCCCCAGTCGGCGACCAGGAACTTCAGGCGGGCGCGGTTGCGCAGCCGCCGGTAGCCGTGGTCGCGGAAGATGGAGGTGACGCCCTCCCACACGTCCGGGACCTCGGACTCGGGCACCCAGGCGCCCAGCCGCACACCGAACTTGGGGTTGGTGGACAGCCCGCCGCCGACCCACAGGTCGAAGCCGGGGCCGTGCTCGGGGTGGACCACGCCGACGAAGGAGATGTCGTTGATCTCGTGGGCGACGTCGAGCAGCGGGGAACCGGAGACCGCCGTCTTGTACTTGCGCGGCAGGTTGGAGAAGCGCGGGTCGCCGAGGTAGCGGCGGGCGATCTCGTCCAGGGCGGCCGTGCCGTCGATGATCTCGTCCTCGGCGACTCCGGCCACCGGGGAGCCGAGCATGCCGCGCGGGCAGTCGCCGCACGCCTCGGTGGTCGACAGGCCGACGGCCTCCAGCCGCTCCCAGATGCTGGGCAC is a genomic window containing:
- a CDS encoding nitrite/sulfite reductase encodes the protein MAATPPNPAAATPRRKVSRHRGEGQWAAGHFTPLNGAEQFKKDDDGLNVRTRIETIYSKRGFDSIDPNDLRGRFRWWGLYTQRRPGIDGGRTGLLEPEELEDEYFMMRVRITGGRLTTEQLRTIGELSETYARGTADITDRQNIQFHWVRIEDVPSIWERLEAVGLSTTEACGDCPRGMLGSPVAGVAEDEIIDGTAALDEIARRYLGDPRFSNLPRKYKTAVSGSPLLDVAHEINDISFVGVVHPEHGPGFDLWVGGGLSTNPKFGVRLGAWVPESEVPDVWEGVTSIFRDHGYRRLRNRARLKFLVADWGPEKFRQVLEDDYLGRKLLDGPAPEMPAQQWRDHIGVHRQKDGRFYVGFAPRVGRMDGSVLTKVAELAENHGSGRVSTTVEQKMIVLDVPGDRVDSLVESLEALDLRVKPSPFRRGTMACTGIEFCKLAIVETKERGSDLMDELERRMPEFDEPLTININGCPNACARIQTADIGLKGQLMTDSEGRQVGGYQVHLGGALGLEPSFGRKVRGLKVTSDELPDYIERVLTRFQAEREDGERFAAWAARASEEALS